A part of Anabas testudineus chromosome 7, fAnaTes1.2, whole genome shotgun sequence genomic DNA contains:
- the hes2.1 gene encoding transcription factor HES-2.1 has translation MSPSIPTEACQPFPARSTVAQRKQANELRKTLKPLLEKRRRARINDSLSHLKSLILPLVGKDNARYSKLEKADILEMTVRFLRDLPSTPVKDSADSYREGYKACLQRVSALLPKTSVDQDACQRVNEFIQQSMSATVTPTCLNCCAHSSRTLPQIQQRIQSLKFSFSSRLESQSRSSSSSSVAVAPSGAQPGPQPVNAAMWRPW, from the exons ATGAGTCCCAGCATCCCTACTGAGGCCTGTCAGCCTTTCCCTGCTAGGTCCACAGTGGCCCAGAGAAAACAAGCCAACGAGCTAAGAAAG ACTCTGAAACCTTTACTGGAGAAAAGAAGACGTGCTCGCATCAATGACAGTCTGAGTCATCTGAAGAGCCTGATTCTTCCTCTTGTTGGCAAAGACAACGCGCGCTACTCCAAACTGGAGAAAGCTGATATTCTGGAAATGACCGTCCGGTTTCTCAGAGACCTTCCTTCCACCCCAGTCAAAG ACTCTGCAGATAGTTACAGAGAAGGCTACAAAGCTTGCCTCCAGCGCGTCTCCGCTCTGCTTCCCAAAACGAGCGTGGATCAAGACGCGTGCCAGCGGGTGAACGAATTCATCCAGCAGTCCATGTCCGCGACAGTCACCCCGACCTGCCTGAACTGCTGCGCCCACAGCTCCAGGACTCTCCCTCAGATCCAACAGAGGATCCAGAGCCTCAAATTCAGCTTCAGCTCCAGACTGGAGAGCCAGtcccgcagcagcagcagcagcagcgtcgCTGTGGCTCCCAGCGGAGCGCAGCCAGGCCCGCAGCCTGTCAACGCTGCCATGTGGAGGCCGTGGTAG
- the LOC113167764 gene encoding transcription factor HES-2-like produces the protein MSPNMTYEALQSFSPRLTVAKRKEALELRKTMKPLMEKRRRARINDSLNHLKNLILPLTGRNTNRYSKLEKADILEMTVRFLSDIPPVKSKNSTESYRDGYKACLQRVSALLPNVNMDHDACQRVNDFVQQSMSTTATPTCLNCCAQSSTVPQIQQRILSLKSRFSSSSSSSSCVVDPTGAQPVPQPLSTAMWRPW, from the exons ATGTCTCCAAACATGACTTACGAAGCTCTCCAGTCTTTTTCTCCGAGGCTAACCGTGGCCAAACGAAAAGAGGCTCTGGAACTCAGAAAG ACTATGAAGCCTTTGATGGAAAAAAGAAGGCGCGCTCGAATCAACGACAGCCTGAACCACCTGAAAAACCTCATTCTTCCCCTCACAGGAAGAAAT ACAAATCGCTATTCTAAGCTTGAGAAAGCCGACATCCTCGAAATGACCGTGAGGTTCCTCAGCGACATCCCCCCAGTTAAATCCAAAA attccACAGAAAGCTACAGAGACGGCTACAAAGCTTGTCTCCAGCGCGTGTCCGCTCTGCTTCCCAACGTGAACATGGATCATGACGCGTGCCAGCGGGTGAACGACTTCGTGCAGCAGTCCATGTCCACCACAGCCACCCCGACCTGCCTGAACTGCTGCGCTCAGAGCTCCACGGTTCCTCAGATCCAACAGAGGATCTTGAGCCTTAAATCCAGgttcagctccagcagcagtagcagcagctgtGTTGTGGATCCCACCGGAGCGCAGCCAGTCCCGCAGCCTCTCAGCACTGCCATGTGGAGACCGTGGTAG